From Phalacrocorax carbo chromosome 6, bPhaCar2.1, whole genome shotgun sequence, a single genomic window includes:
- the LOC104053892 gene encoding 3-oxoacyl-[acyl-carrier-protein] reductase FabG, whose protein sequence is MASLPVSFPRSEPAANHWDFELSKDAQCQTGCGAQALHAEDEHFDIVFIDADQRNAVNYYSFVMDNHLLRTDGVICVENTLMKGQVYLENISDENVLAVRKLNTVINSDPRVEQIILPVQSGLSIIRRSPAPPDAVIESKKEVVRDDVFWGYNKRRILDRLRLDGKVAYVTGGGQGIGRAFAHALGEAGAKVAIVDLVLAKAEAVVRELSLKGIKSIAIAADISKPEDVQRMVDTIVARWGTVHIACNNAGINMNSASEDTSLEEWDKTFNINLRGLFLCCQAAGRIMLNQGYGKIINTASMASLIVPHPQKQLAYNTSKAGVVKLTQTLGTEWIDRGVKVNCISPGIVDTPLIRSKDLQPLVRRWLVDIPAGRLAQATDLQAAVVYLASEASDYMTGHNLVIEGGQSLW, encoded by the exons GCATTACATGCTGAGGATGAGCACTTTGATATAGTCTTTATTGATGCTGATCAAAGGAACGCTGTTAACTACTACAGCTTTGTCATGGATAACCACTTGCTTAGAACGGATGGAGTGATCTGTGTAGAGAATACGCTCATGAAAGGACAAGTCTACCTGGAGAACATATCTGATGAAAATGTGCTAGCtgtcagaaaattaaatacagtgaTTAATTCAGATCCTCGTGTTGAGCAG ATAATTTTACCTGTGCAAAGTGGATTGAGCATCATTCGAAggagccctgcacctccagaTGCAGTGATTGAATCCAAG aaagaaGTGGTGAGGGATGACGTCTTCTGGGGTTATAACAAGCGCCGCATCCTTGACCGGCTGCGTTTGGATGGCAAGGTGGCCTACGTCACAGGCGGAGGGCAGGGAATTGGAAGAGCCTTTGCTCATGCGTTGGGGGAAGCTGGTGCTAAAGTAGCCATTGTGGATCTGGTCCTTGCAAAGGCAGAAGCAGTGGTGCGTGAGCTTAGCCTCAAAG GGATTAAAAGCATTGCCATCGCAGCAGATATAAGCAAACCCGAGGATGTGCAAAGGATGGTGGATACAATTGTAGCTCGCTGGGGCACGGTTCACATCGCATGCAACAATGCGGGGATCAATATGAACTCTGCAAGCGAAGATACTTCCCTGGAGGAATGGGACAaaacttttaatattaatttacgAGGATTATTTTTGTGCTGCCAA GCTGCAGGCCGCATTATGCTGAATCAAGGATATGGGAAGATAATTAACACAGCATCTATGGCAAGTTTAATAG TCCCGCACCCGCAGAAGCAGTTGGCATACAACACCTCGAAAGCTGGGGTCGTAAAATTAACGCAGACACTAGGAACCGAGTGGATTGACAGAGGAGTAAAAGTCAACTGCATTTCCCC GGGCATCGTGGACACGCCGCTCATCCGCTCCAAGGACCTGCAGCCGCTGGTGCGGCGCTGGCTGGTGGACATCCCCGCCGGGAGGCTGGCTCAGGCGACCGACCTGCAGGCTGCCGTTGTCTATTTGGCCTCCGAAGCCTCGGACTACATGACGGGCCATAATCTGGTCATCGAGGGTGGCCAGAGCCTGTGGTGA